A genomic segment from Desulfovibrio aminophilus DSM 12254 encodes:
- the fliG gene encoding flagellar motor switch protein FliG gives MSGFTGPQKTAIVLLALGEKFTADVFKRLERAEIAAISKAMLDIDSVPKEQVLEVLKEYNESLAYGAELLVGGPDQVKRLLAKALDPETAKYIMDSLEIDTGPTPFQELGNVSPRILAQILRNEHPQTLALILGHLHPDQAAELLSNLPAGVRAEVLMRLAKLESVAAEMLMEVDKVLQSQLIAMGGKEGKKVGGVQAVAEILNAVDRATEEEVLSEIEEESSQMAEDIRNLMFVFEDIKALDDRGIRELLKEISNEDLTTALKGASDDLKEKFLKNLSERAGAMIREDLEIMGPVKLSEVEGAQQNIVKTVRRLEDEGRIVVSRGSGDVFV, from the coding sequence GTGAGCGGCTTCACCGGTCCCCAGAAAACGGCCATCGTACTCCTGGCCCTGGGCGAGAAGTTCACCGCCGACGTCTTCAAGCGCCTGGAGCGGGCCGAGATCGCGGCCATCTCCAAGGCCATGCTGGACATCGATTCCGTGCCCAAGGAGCAGGTGCTGGAAGTGCTCAAGGAGTACAACGAGAGCCTGGCCTACGGAGCGGAACTCCTGGTGGGCGGCCCGGACCAGGTGAAGCGCCTGCTGGCCAAGGCCCTGGACCCCGAAACCGCCAAATACATCATGGACTCCCTGGAGATCGACACCGGCCCCACGCCGTTCCAGGAGCTGGGCAACGTGAGCCCGCGCATCCTGGCGCAGATACTGCGCAACGAGCATCCCCAGACCCTGGCCCTGATCCTGGGCCACCTGCACCCGGACCAGGCTGCGGAACTGCTCTCCAACCTGCCCGCCGGCGTGCGCGCCGAGGTGCTCATGCGCCTGGCCAAGCTGGAGTCCGTGGCCGCCGAAATGCTCATGGAGGTGGACAAGGTTCTCCAGAGCCAGCTCATCGCCATGGGCGGCAAGGAAGGCAAGAAGGTCGGCGGCGTGCAGGCCGTGGCCGAGATATTGAACGCCGTGGACCGCGCCACCGAAGAGGAAGTGCTCTCCGAAATCGAGGAGGAGTCCTCGCAGATGGCCGAGGACATCCGCAACCTCATGTTCGTGTTCGAGGACATCAAGGCCCTGGACGATCGCGGCATCCGCGAACTGCTCAAGGAGATCTCCAACGAGGATCTGACCACGGCCCTCAAGGGCGCCTCCGACGATCTCAAGGAGAAGTTCCTCAAGAACCTCTCCGAACGCGCCGGGGCGATGATCCGCGAAGACCTGGAGATCATGGGCCCGGTGAAGCTCTCCGAGGTGGAGGGCGCGCAGCAGAACATCGTCAAGACCGTGCGCCGCCTGGAAGACGAGGGTCGCATCGTGGTCAGCAGAGGGTCGGGAGATGTCTTCGTCTGA
- the fliF gene encoding flagellar basal-body MS-ring/collar protein FliF, whose protein sequence is MPPAIKQYFQKVTSYWADRTMSQRILLLGLALSVTVAFVLMIYWLNKPDYRVLYSKLYPEDAAKIVEMLKAGKDKYQLQDNGQTILVPADRVYDLRLKIAGEGNLHGQGIGFEIFDDLKIGQTDFVQQINYQRALQGELSRTISEFPQVEKARVHLVMPHKSLFIEDQLPPSASVVLKLKDKGTLEAKQIQGIVNLVSMSVEGLDKKRITITDMNGQPLYIPEDESTPGLSTTQLDYKAQMERKLERRIEELLMPVVGPQKVIARVNADLDFSQKTIRKEMYDPNATVVRSENRSEETTQGRAAIDGGAPEANFRGDGFAGTQSTQDSTREARTTNYEINKEEQSIVSPVGELQRLSVAVIVDGTYAKDAQGQMAYTPRSAEEMQRIQNLVRSAVGFDRNRGDAVEVSNISFGAPELEDGQTLMRTMLEYAQRLGKPFLNGLLIFLFLILVVRPVIMALIRPRVAEQEISEVAGLPGMERLAIEEGEMDEEALDAARKLENIKAQALQLSEQNMEQAVRLLKVWIKQEA, encoded by the coding sequence ATGCCCCCCGCCATCAAGCAGTACTTCCAAAAAGTGACCTCCTACTGGGCCGACCGCACCATGTCGCAGCGCATCCTGCTACTGGGTCTGGCGCTCTCCGTCACCGTCGCCTTCGTGCTCATGATCTACTGGCTGAACAAGCCGGATTACCGCGTGCTCTACTCCAAGCTCTATCCGGAGGACGCGGCCAAGATCGTGGAGATGCTCAAGGCCGGCAAGGACAAGTATCAGCTCCAGGACAACGGCCAGACCATCCTGGTCCCGGCCGATCGGGTCTACGACCTGCGCCTGAAGATCGCCGGCGAGGGCAACCTGCACGGCCAGGGCATCGGCTTCGAAATTTTCGACGACCTGAAGATCGGCCAGACCGACTTCGTCCAGCAGATCAACTACCAGCGCGCCCTGCAGGGTGAGCTGTCGCGCACCATCAGCGAGTTTCCCCAGGTGGAGAAGGCCCGCGTGCACCTGGTCATGCCGCACAAGAGCCTGTTCATCGAGGACCAGCTGCCGCCCTCGGCCTCGGTCGTCCTCAAACTCAAGGACAAGGGAACCCTGGAAGCCAAGCAGATCCAGGGCATCGTCAACCTCGTCAGCATGTCCGTCGAAGGTCTGGACAAGAAGCGCATCACCATCACGGACATGAACGGACAGCCCCTGTACATCCCCGAGGACGAGAGCACGCCCGGGCTGTCCACCACGCAACTGGACTACAAGGCCCAGATGGAGCGCAAGCTGGAGCGGCGCATCGAGGAACTCCTCATGCCCGTGGTCGGCCCCCAGAAGGTCATCGCCCGCGTCAACGCGGACCTGGATTTCAGCCAGAAGACCATCCGCAAGGAGATGTACGATCCCAACGCCACAGTGGTCCGCTCCGAAAACCGCAGCGAGGAGACCACCCAGGGGCGCGCGGCCATCGACGGCGGCGCGCCCGAGGCCAACTTCCGGGGCGACGGCTTCGCCGGAACCCAGTCCACCCAGGACTCCACCCGCGAGGCCCGGACGACCAACTACGAAATCAACAAGGAAGAGCAGAGCATCGTCTCCCCCGTGGGAGAGTTGCAGCGCCTGAGCGTGGCTGTTATCGTCGACGGCACGTACGCCAAGGACGCCCAGGGCCAGATGGCCTACACGCCCCGCTCGGCCGAGGAGATGCAGCGCATCCAGAACCTCGTCCGCTCGGCCGTGGGCTTCGACAGGAACCGCGGCGACGCGGTGGAGGTCTCCAACATCTCCTTCGGCGCGCCGGAACTGGAAGACGGCCAGACGCTCATGCGGACCATGCTGGAATACGCCCAGCGGCTGGGCAAGCCCTTCCTCAACGGCCTGCTGATCTTCCTCTTCCTCATCCTGGTGGTCCGGCCCGTGATCATGGCCCTCATCCGGCCGCGGGTGGCCGAACAGGAAATCTCCGAGGTGGCGGGCCTGCCCGGCATGGAACGGCTGGCCATCGAAGAGGGCGAGATGGACGAGGAGGCCCTCGACGCGGCGCGAAAGCTGGAGAACATCAAGGCCCAGGCCCTCCAACTCTCCGAACAGAACATGGAGCAGGCCGTGAGACTCCTCAAGGTCTGGATCAAGCAGGAGGCATAG
- the fliE gene encoding flagellar hook-basal body complex protein FliE, translating to MIGSAYGIQAYQKAIGRQTAIEGKVSQGLAKNQPKNGGFLDALQNSLKEVNEMEAEKSAQITAFASGKSENVHELMISLQKAGVAMSLTGAVRSKVLSAYQDLMRISF from the coding sequence ATGATCGGCAGCGCATACGGCATCCAGGCGTACCAGAAGGCCATCGGCCGCCAGACCGCCATTGAGGGCAAGGTCTCCCAGGGGTTGGCCAAGAACCAGCCCAAGAACGGCGGATTCCTGGACGCTCTCCAGAATTCGCTCAAGGAAGTCAATGAGATGGAGGCCGAGAAGAGCGCCCAGATCACGGCCTTCGCCTCCGGCAAGAGCGAGAACGTCCATGAACTCATGATCAGCCTCCAGAAGGCGGGAGTGGCCATGAGCTTGACCGGCGCCGTGCGCAGCAAGGTGCTCTCGGCCTATCAGGACCTCATGCGGATTTCCTTCTAG
- the flgC gene encoding flagellar basal body rod protein FlgC yields MDFMTALDVAATGMKAQRDYMNVISMNMANAKTTRTADGGPYRRKSVSFESAPILSPFDEAMRDQLNRDLQGVTVRGVVNDTRPFKYVYEPGHPDANQQGYVAYPDINVVEEMTNMITAMRSYEANAQSIQDVKSMFNKALAIGRG; encoded by the coding sequence ATGGACTTCATGACCGCGCTCGACGTCGCCGCCACGGGCATGAAGGCCCAGCGGGACTACATGAACGTCATCTCCATGAACATGGCCAACGCCAAGACCACGCGCACTGCGGACGGAGGCCCCTACCGCCGCAAGAGCGTGTCCTTCGAGTCCGCGCCCATCCTCTCGCCCTTCGACGAGGCCATGCGGGACCAGCTCAACCGTGACCTCCAGGGCGTGACCGTGCGGGGCGTGGTCAACGACACCCGGCCGTTCAAGTACGTCTACGAGCCGGGCCATCCCGACGCCAACCAACAGGGCTACGTGGCCTACCCGGACATCAACGTGGTCGAGGAAATGACCAACATGATCACGGCCATGCGTTCCTACGAGGCCAACGCCCAGTCCATCCAGGACGTGAAGAGCATGTTCAACAAGGCCCTGGCCATCGGCCGCGGCTAA
- the flgB gene encoding flagellar basal body rod protein FlgB, giving the protein MRSLFDGHIELQEKVLDLRLQRQNLVMSNIANVNTPQYKAKRLEFEKDLQSALALDVSGKVTRTNDAHMPAAFDESTFQGTGIKEFKPRYIHGEDSVDLDKEMTVMAKNAMLYNALTEIITKNFTGMQKIISEGGK; this is encoded by the coding sequence ATGAGAAGCCTTTTTGACGGACACATCGAACTCCAGGAGAAGGTCCTCGACCTGCGCCTCCAACGTCAAAATCTCGTCATGAGCAACATCGCCAACGTGAACACGCCCCAGTACAAGGCCAAGCGTCTGGAGTTCGAAAAGGATCTCCAGTCCGCCCTGGCCCTGGACGTGAGCGGCAAGGTCACGCGGACCAACGATGCGCACATGCCCGCGGCCTTCGACGAATCCACGTTCCAGGGCACCGGGATCAAGGAGTTCAAGCCCCGCTACATCCACGGCGAGGACTCCGTCGACCTGGACAAGGAAATGACCGTCATGGCCAAGAACGCCATGCTCTACAACGCCCTGACGGAAATCATCACCAAGAACTTCACCGGGATGCAGAAGATCATCAGCGAGGGAGGGAAGTAG
- a CDS encoding tetratricopeptide repeat protein — protein MSGHLDYEINKELGECYLFMGELDKAEQYYTKAASSNGVHADPYLGLAAIAIHRGQLDGALSMYQKAHKVDPTDKTHAGIALVLMEQGRGGDAIGHFVEALKVNPENMVALFSLVRLGHEQNRLEEVIPHLSRYLEIDPGKSEVRYSLAGCLVCLDRKDEARAELERILEGNSDFEPAKELLAQL, from the coding sequence ATGAGCGGTCATCTGGACTACGAAATCAACAAGGAACTTGGCGAATGCTACTTGTTCATGGGTGAGCTGGACAAGGCCGAGCAGTACTACACCAAGGCCGCCAGCTCCAACGGCGTGCATGCCGATCCCTATCTCGGTCTGGCCGCCATCGCCATTCATCGTGGTCAACTGGACGGGGCTCTGAGCATGTATCAGAAGGCCCACAAGGTGGACCCCACGGACAAGACCCACGCCGGCATCGCCCTCGTGCTCATGGAGCAGGGACGCGGCGGGGACGCCATCGGCCACTTCGTCGAGGCCCTCAAGGTCAACCCGGAGAACATGGTCGCCCTGTTCAGCCTGGTGCGCCTGGGCCACGAACAGAACCGTCTGGAAGAGGTCATTCCGCACCTCTCCCGCTACCTGGAGATCGACCCGGGCAAGTCCGAGGTGCGGTACTCCCTGGCCGGTTGCCTGGTCTGCCTGGATCGCAAGGATGAAGCCCGCGCCGAGCTGGAGCGCATCCTGGAAGGCAACTCGGACTTCGAGCCCGCCAAGGAACTCCTGGCTCAGCTCTAG
- a CDS encoding IMP cyclohydrolase, whose amino-acid sequence MDFLVPRRAILSVTDKTGLVDFARALNEKGVELVSTGGTMKAVREAGLPVTSVSDVTGFPEILGGRVKTLHPHVHAGVLADKDDPAHMATLDELKIKPFDLICVNLYNFAEAARKGLDLRAAVEQIDIGGPTLLRASAKNFHSILVVPGVAHYGRVLTELAERGGFSLPLRKDMAAETFRLVSAYDAMIADYLSGHRA is encoded by the coding sequence ATGGATTTTCTCGTTCCCCGCAGAGCCATTCTGAGCGTCACCGACAAGACCGGACTCGTTGATTTCGCCCGCGCCCTGAACGAAAAGGGCGTGGAGTTGGTGTCCACCGGCGGCACCATGAAGGCCGTGCGCGAGGCGGGCCTGCCCGTGACCTCCGTGAGCGACGTGACCGGCTTTCCCGAGATCCTCGGCGGCCGGGTCAAGACCCTGCACCCCCACGTCCACGCAGGCGTCCTGGCCGACAAGGACGATCCCGCCCACATGGCGACCCTCGACGAGCTGAAGATCAAGCCCTTCGACCTGATCTGCGTGAACCTCTATAACTTCGCCGAGGCGGCCCGGAAGGGCCTGGACCTGCGCGCGGCGGTGGAGCAGATCGACATCGGCGGGCCCACTCTGCTGCGCGCCTCGGCCAAGAACTTCCACAGCATCCTGGTGGTGCCCGGCGTGGCCCACTACGGCCGCGTCCTGACGGAGCTGGCCGAACGGGGCGGCTTCTCGCTCCCGCTGCGCAAGGACATGGCCGCCGAGACCTTCCGGCTGGTCAGCGCCTATGACGCCATGATCGCGGACTATCTGTCCGGGCACCGCGCCTAG
- the hflX gene encoding GTPase HflX — protein MALLIDRQGYPLMVLVGDPGGILIPELPRLRLGAGRLRGLRLLHTHLSGETLSQEDLMDMVFLRLDSVGALTVSDAGEPERFQWAHLLPPNPEGKSHDVAQPARWDRVEGLDLGAQVAALEEELARLDTAREAGGGERALLVSVAAAPRPVQERSLEELAELARTAGLAPVGTVVQRVSVLNSKFILGKGKLADLEVRALQTGAAVILFEQDLSPSQLRNLADLTERRVLDRTQLILDIFAQHATSRAGKLQVEMAQLKYALPRLVGKNRAMSRLVGGIGGRGPGETKLEIDRRRARDRIARLKKELEDVRRQRGQTRERRAKAGLPVVSLVGYTNAGKSTLLNTLTQSGVLAENRLFATLDPTSRRIRFPRDREVVLTDTVGFIRRLPPDLREAFRATLEELESADVLVHVADASHAEVEEQIEAVESILRELELDEAPRILALNKWDLLDEEARETARRLHPQGIPLSALERPGLEPLVQAILNLIPWDKRDKARAPGE, from the coding sequence GTGGCCCTGCTCATCGATCGGCAAGGCTATCCCCTGATGGTCCTGGTGGGCGACCCGGGGGGCATCCTCATCCCCGAACTGCCCCGTCTGCGCCTGGGCGCCGGGCGCTTGCGCGGCCTGCGCCTCCTGCACACGCACCTTTCCGGCGAGACCCTGTCCCAGGAAGACCTCATGGACATGGTCTTCCTGCGACTGGACAGCGTGGGCGCGCTGACGGTGAGCGACGCGGGCGAGCCCGAGCGCTTCCAGTGGGCCCACCTCCTGCCGCCCAACCCCGAAGGCAAGAGCCACGACGTGGCGCAACCCGCGCGCTGGGACCGGGTGGAGGGACTGGACCTGGGCGCGCAGGTGGCGGCGCTGGAAGAGGAACTGGCCCGGCTGGACACGGCCCGGGAGGCCGGGGGCGGGGAGCGGGCGTTGCTGGTCAGCGTGGCCGCAGCACCGCGTCCGGTGCAGGAGCGCTCCCTGGAGGAACTGGCCGAACTGGCCCGCACGGCCGGGCTTGCGCCCGTGGGCACGGTGGTTCAGCGCGTCTCGGTGCTCAATTCCAAGTTCATCCTGGGCAAGGGCAAGCTGGCCGACCTGGAGGTGCGCGCCTTGCAGACCGGAGCGGCCGTGATCCTCTTCGAGCAGGATCTCTCACCCTCGCAACTGCGCAATCTGGCCGACCTCACCGAGCGCCGCGTGTTGGACCGTACCCAGCTCATTCTGGACATCTTCGCCCAGCACGCCACGTCCCGGGCGGGCAAGCTCCAGGTGGAGATGGCCCAGCTCAAGTACGCCCTGCCGCGTCTGGTGGGCAAGAACAGGGCCATGTCCCGGCTGGTGGGCGGCATCGGCGGACGCGGCCCGGGCGAAACCAAGCTGGAGATCGACCGCCGCCGTGCCCGCGACCGCATCGCCCGGCTCAAAAAGGAACTGGAGGACGTGCGCCGCCAGCGCGGTCAGACCCGCGAACGCCGAGCCAAGGCCGGGCTGCCGGTGGTTTCCCTGGTGGGCTATACCAACGCGGGCAAGTCCACGCTCCTGAACACCCTGACCCAGAGCGGGGTGCTGGCCGAGAATAGGCTTTTCGCCACCCTGGACCCCACGAGCCGGCGCATCCGCTTCCCCCGCGACCGCGAGGTTGTGCTCACGGATACCGTGGGCTTCATTCGCCGCCTGCCCCCAGACCTGCGCGAGGCCTTCCGGGCCACCCTGGAAGAACTGGAGTCCGCGGACGTGCTCGTGCATGTCGCCGACGCCTCGCATGCCGAGGTCGAGGAGCAGATCGAGGCCGTGGAGAGCATTCTGCGGGAGTTGGAGTTGGACGAGGCGCCGCGCATTCTGGCCCTGAACAAGTGGGATCTGCTGGACGAGGAGGCCCGGGAGACCGCCCGGCGGCTCCACCCCCAGGGCATTCCGCTTTCGGCCCTGGAGCGGCCCGGCCTGGAGCCGCTGGTCCAGGCGATCCTGAATCTCATCCCCTGGGACAAGCGCGACAAGGCCAGGGCCCCCGGGGAATAG
- a CDS encoding cation diffusion facilitator family transporter, with the protein MRAHRVPPRYAVYSIIASLLTLTLKFTAFALTSSVGLLSDATESLVNLTAGFIALTALLIAARPADERHTYGHGKAEYFSSGAEGVLIIVAAGGIAWAAWERFHAPVPLDNLGPGLLVAVLASAVNIVAARILLSAARRFDSITLEADARHLLTDVWTSAGMIAGLCILFVAPTWLILDPIIAGIMAVNIVFTGVSLIRRSVSGLMDEALPEEQMRAIEEAIRAVLPDAEYHGLRARKAGAALFVDFHLLVPGETTVQAAHDLTCDMEDAIRARLPRSQVTVHVEPLEDDASKDGDHVGGICGGGRTPAE; encoded by the coding sequence ATGAGGGCCCACCGGGTGCCCCCGCGCTACGCCGTCTACTCGATCATCGCCTCGCTTCTGACTCTGACTCTCAAATTCACGGCCTTCGCCCTGACCTCCTCGGTGGGGCTCCTCTCCGACGCCACGGAATCCCTGGTGAACCTCACCGCCGGGTTCATCGCCCTGACCGCCCTGCTCATCGCCGCCCGCCCGGCGGACGAGAGGCACACCTACGGCCACGGCAAGGCCGAGTATTTCTCCAGCGGGGCCGAGGGGGTGCTCATCATCGTGGCCGCCGGGGGCATCGCCTGGGCCGCCTGGGAGCGCTTCCACGCACCGGTGCCGCTGGACAACCTGGGCCCGGGCCTGCTGGTGGCCGTGCTGGCCTCGGCAGTGAACATCGTGGCCGCGCGCATCCTGCTCTCGGCGGCCCGCCGCTTCGACAGCATCACCCTGGAGGCCGACGCCCGGCATCTGCTCACCGACGTCTGGACCTCGGCCGGCATGATCGCCGGACTCTGCATCCTCTTCGTGGCCCCCACATGGCTCATCCTGGATCCGATCATCGCCGGGATCATGGCCGTGAACATCGTCTTCACCGGCGTCTCGCTCATCCGGCGCTCCGTGTCCGGACTCATGGACGAGGCCCTGCCCGAGGAGCAGATGCGCGCCATCGAGGAGGCCATCCGCGCCGTACTGCCGGACGCCGAATACCACGGCCTGCGGGCCCGCAAGGCCGGAGCCGCGCTGTTCGTGGACTTTCATCTGCTCGTGCCGGGGGAAACCACGGTCCAGGCCGCGCACGACCTGACCTGCGACATGGAGGACGCCATCCGCGCCCGGCTGCCGCGCAGCCAGGTCACGGTGCACGTGGAGCCCCTGGAGGACGACGCCTCCAAGGACGGTGACCACGTGGGCGGAATCTGCGGCGGGGGAAGAACTCCGGCGGAATGA
- the plsY gene encoding glycerol-3-phosphate 1-O-acyltransferase PlsY, translating to MTLLWMVLAYLLGSVPFGLILAKTLCGVDPREDGSRNTGATNVARLCGTKYGVLVLALDILKGYVPAALVVSGPAGATSVSLVALCAILGHVYSPWLSFKGGKAVATTIGAFLALMPLGTLLAVLACVGIIALTGYVSLGSLTLALCLPVFALLTGKFAFLPLALVVMLLLFWRHRENIRRLARGEEMPWRRKKEAE from the coding sequence ATGACCCTCTTGTGGATGGTGCTCGCCTATCTTCTCGGCTCCGTGCCCTTCGGCCTGATCCTGGCCAAGACCCTCTGCGGGGTGGACCCGCGCGAGGACGGCAGCCGCAACACCGGGGCCACCAACGTGGCCCGGCTCTGCGGCACGAAATACGGCGTCCTGGTTCTGGCCCTGGACATCCTCAAGGGGTACGTCCCGGCGGCTCTGGTCGTCTCCGGCCCGGCGGGAGCAACGTCCGTCAGCCTGGTGGCCCTCTGCGCCATCCTCGGCCACGTCTACTCGCCCTGGCTCAGCTTCAAGGGCGGCAAGGCCGTGGCCACGACCATCGGCGCGTTCCTGGCCCTGATGCCCCTGGGCACGCTCCTGGCCGTGCTGGCCTGCGTCGGGATCATCGCCCTCACCGGATACGTCTCCCTCGGCTCCCTGACCCTGGCCCTCTGCCTGCCGGTCTTCGCCCTGCTCACCGGCAAGTTCGCCTTCCTGCCGCTGGCCCTGGTGGTCATGCTCCTGCTCTTCTGGCGTCACCGCGAGAACATCCGCCGCCTGGCCCGGGGCGAGGAGATGCCCTGGCGGCGCAAGAAGGAGGCCGAATGA